Proteins encoded in a region of the Zea mays cultivar B73 chromosome 4, Zm-B73-REFERENCE-NAM-5.0, whole genome shotgun sequence genome:
- the LOC103654040 gene encoding protein FAM32A-like — MLEYQNVVGGRLKLKGKALDVKDGGAMKKKKYQREESSQTESDKNGDERNPHSDYDHLTPAERRYMEQKQKIDMKKMAKVANKSYKDRMQDFNQYLANLSEHYDIPKVGPG; from the coding sequence ATGTTGGAATATCAAAACGTCGTTGGAGGACGGCTGAAGCTGAAGGGTAAAGCGCTGGACGTGAAGGATGGCGGTGCAATGAAAAAGAAGAAGTACCAGCGTGAGGAGTCGTCTCAGACTGAATCTGATAAGAATGGAGACGAAAGGAACCCACATTCTGACTATGACCATCTCACACCAGCAGAGCGTCGCTACATGGAACAGAAGCAGAAGATCGACATGAAAAAGATGGCCAAAGTCGCAAACAAGTCGTACAAGGACCGCATGCAGGACTTCAACCAGTACCTGGCTAACCTGAGCGAGCACTATGACATCCCCAAAGTTGGTCCTGGCTAA